The DNA region taaatagaaaaaaaatactttctTCGCTATCTTATTTACCattcttctctttttcattcTGTGGAATCTTTCCCAGAAACAATTCCATTTACTGAATTGTTGGTGGAAAGATCTAAATCCTCCTTTTTATCCTGGAGTATATGACCATAAACAATTTGTTTCAGTCACAACTCATCTGATGTTTGCTGGCAGGCAGGCTGGTATATAAATGGCCTTGCTCGGCGAACCACAAGATAGTTATTGATACCTATGTTTGCACTTAAAATACCTTGATTGCATTTGTTTATCTATTTTTCTGCCCTTGATTAAGGTAATGATGATTCACCTGTTGTTGAAATAGATTcactttgttttatttgtttttggctTTTGAGAGTATACtcatcattgttacatatgcATAGATGGGTTAAATTATAGCATCTCATATGGTATGaaataagataatttgattctttatttttgtttttaattttttacaccTGTTAACTGATATGTacttcattttaatattttaaatgctTTCAATTTTATATGTAGCTTAATCAACTTATTTTTGTTCCCTGATTGATAAGTTTAAGTTTTGTTGTCCTCCACTTTGTAGCTTTCATACAAAGAgttgaaaaaggaaagaatatAGAACAAAGTTTAGACAACAGAAAGCCTACTGTGCGACCTATCGACACAGGTGTATTCTATAGTGTTGATTTGTGAAGGCATGACTATGGAAATCAAATCTTACCAGAACCAGGCTGAATTAATGTTAAAGGAATATGTACTTGGAGATTCATTTATCCCATACACTTCAATTGTTGGGGGCATTTTTGCTTCCAAGATGGTATGTTCTCATCAGTACATGTTGTGTTCAATACTCACTGATACACATTAATCAATCTAGTTAGTTGGATGTTAgcatattatttatcaatttagcCTTCTATCTTCTTTGTTtagcaatttttatttttttttgatagatgcttttttatttcttctgttTTCCCTAAGCATGCTTTCCTTTTTCAGGTTTATGATCTTACCCAGTTGATTTGTACTGTTCACTTCAAAAAATTTTCCAGGTTCTCAAAAATTCAACAAGTTGAATGGAGTAACCGGTAATTGAATATTTCAATGAGTTCAATTTCATCTCTTTTCTCCattgacataaaaaaaataactgttttttttcaatgaaatgCTTATGCAGGGCTGTTTCAACCATCCATGCCATTTTTATTACAGTTATGTCGTTGTACTTTGTGTTTTGGTCAGAGCTTTTTTCTGACAACCAATATGGCCTTATTACATTTCGTAGTTCTTCACTATCTACATTCATATTGGGGGTGAGGatactttttcttttgcttttctcttaaatatgaattttccaTAGGTTTTGAAGTGTTGCTTTTCTCTTGCATCTGGAACTAAGAATATAGGATATTGTCCTATTCTAGCTTAAACCTTCTTTGTTGCAGAATTGATTATCATATATTTCTAAAGTTATTATTGTCATGTTGCATCGTGTTTGCCATAGAGGCTTTCATAGTTGTGGTATACCCTGTAAACACATACAGTGCCTGCTTCCTGAACTTGTTGCCACCATTTCAGATATTGCTGAATATTAACATTGTTGCAAGCTTTTCTTGTGTGTTCTGTACTCCACAGTATTCTGCCTGCTACAAATCACCCGgcaaaaagttgaataaattgaaaaaactagAAAACCTGCTTAGTTTAAGCAATCTCACTGCCTACTTCTATCTAGTAAACTAAACTTATGCTTCAGCAAAATTTTGACAGGTTTCAGTTGGGTACTTCCTTGCGGACCTTGGGATGATTATCTGGTTCTATCCCTCACTCGGTGGAATGGAGTATGTAAGtacattatttttaagaattaaatttgcTCCTGGAAaaatgttttcttcttcttttttgaaCATGGGATGGTGGGATGGGGTTTTGGGATGATGTTCTATTTTAACTGTTTAAACATCTGTTTTAGCAAATGGTGATGATGAGGAAGGGTGAGTCAGGAGGGGAATCATTATCTAATCTCATctaatttaatgttaaattagTGTAGCTGATGACAATGGCATATCGTTCTTTCAGGtgattcatcatcttctttctaTAGGAGCAGTGGCATACTCTATGTTGACAAGGCAGGGGCAACTTTATACGTATATGTTACTTATTTCTGAGACAACAACCCCAGGAATCAATTTGAGATGGTAATTTCATGTCAGtacttcatttatttatattatgtacaatattttatattctattttatgCATCTATTAGATCTATGTAGGTATTTGGACACTGCTGGAATGAAGAAATCCAGAGCCTATCTCATCAATGGAGTTGTTGTATTCATTGCTTGGCTGGTAGGTTAATCATTTTATATTCTTTATAACTTTTAGTTCATTTCATATTCTTGTTAGTGGAAGATCCCTTATGCAATCAGCAATTCTACTGATGATTTGTCATATGTTCCTCGATACATAGACTTTGGCTGAAGTGTAGTTTACATGTGCAGGTTGCCCGAATACTTCTGTTCATCTACCTTTTTTACCACCTCTACTTGCACTATGATCAGGTGAAGTACTACCTGCACATTCTCGCTTGTTTCCATGAATGTTGTGAGAAGTTGGCTAGCACTTCTGGTATTAGTCCATAAGATTATAAACTAAAATCCAGGAACTGAGCTTTCCCGCTAGAATAAAATTTCACACAGGATAGttcttttatctttatagaAATTTCAGTATCAATGATATTTTAAGACAAAACTAACAATCCAGGTTGTTGGTGTTAACATGAAATCCTAGACCCCCCAAATCACTGCATTATCTGGGGCAGGAGGCAAAATCATTAGAACACATAGATAACTTGGTTAAATTAGAAGAAACATCATCTCTGAAACTATCATAATATAATAGTGTCAAAAGAATATTGTCCCTATTCATATAACGTGATAATTATTCTCTCTTTCAGAAATGACAtctaattgttttcttattgaACAGGCCAAGGAGTTGGATACCTGTGCACAATTATTAGTATGCATTGTGCCTCTAGCTCTAACAGTCATGAATTTGGTGTGGTTTACAAAAATCATAAAGGGATTAATGAAGACATTAGCAAAGAGACACTGAAGGATTCTTGGATTGGTGACATTGGTTAAGGAAAATATGGGAAAGAGAGGCAGAAGGATATCGCAAATTCTGGTATTCATGTACATTCTTGCTCTTTATGTAAAAGGGTAAAGGTATAACAGTAAAGTTATCACgatatttaaagtgaatatgTTCAGCAATCATTTTGGTGTAAAGTTGGAACATAAACAAGTGGAAGCAAATGGTGGGATTTATAAGTTTCGAAATTGAATATAGATTTGCAGGTTCCTTATGCTAACTGGGTATACTGATGTCTGTgttcaaaagcaaaattttatttattttctagtacaactacaaactatatttatttaaaaaaaaaaatagatacattGAGGATCCttatattaatagttataatTCCTGAGAGGAAAATTAGATTGTAAGGTCCAAGTTTAAGTGATGATTGGTACCAGGAGAGTGAAAATGTggaaaatttttatctataCAAGTATCAGATAGGTGGCTCTGCCCATCTTCCTGCTCTTGATCCATTTCCTTGGGAGTGAAGGATAGTGAAAGCTCACAGATTTCgtttaagcttccattttcttcttcattcctCCTTTTCCCATGTGTATGTCTGCAATCCTGCAAAATTAAAGATGCCactaattttattcattttttaattattgtactTGTTGAAGCATGTGACAGAAATTGTACTTGTTGAAGCCACCTACTCCGCAGTAATTGTCAAAGATAACTTAATTTGAGGAGATCCATCAATaattaatgttcatattttGATTTGCAGAAGCTTACCTCCGAAAACGCTAATTCGTGTTTGGTATTTTCACTTTCACATTCGAAATTGATGAACGATCCATTTCCTAATTGCCTGCAAAATTTAAGCCATCAACTCCAtcaaaaacataacaaatgtaaaattattgtttgtagTCTCTTCTCCATGGCATATGTCTCTAATCATATATATGTAATCTCTTCTCTGTTATTACTATGGTGATTTTGATCCATCAACAACCCAGCACTTTTTATATATTGGCAACTTATTCAATCTCAGGATGCTACCTTATTTAATTGTTCACATGGTTAGCTGTAGTTGGTCACCACATTTGATGAGGCTCTGGAAACAGTCAAATTCGATTATGGCGATATTATGTAGAGGTTAATTCACTAAccatatatgataatttaattcttcaaataGTTTTTGCTCGAGAGTTTTTGTGATAGACCTACCCAAATTTATCAGTTAGAACGacaaaaataggccaaaggactatttcccacccaaaatatatttttatcttaaattctcatcatctaattttgaaaatctcaacaaaattataatctcttaaaattttatttctttcaccGTCCCCTCCACCCAAATcccaaaaactaataattttccccataggacaagttttgaaaaataacatttctccttcccccccccccctgccccaaggtttagttttcaaactctggGCCATCTCCGGTGCTTCTCTGATAACATCTTCTATCTCTTCCTCTAATGGTCACTCCCTCACCATCTCTCCCTTCGACCGACGGTCCTAAATCCAACAAGAAAAGATATTTTGTCGGGCAAGATGAAACATCATCTACCCGACGAAGACAAGATCTCTCATCTTCTCCAATGAGGTCGTCTTCGTCCTCCCCTATGAAAATGAGACTTTCATCTTTGTTGAGGAAGACAAATAACTTCATCTTTTCGACGAAGTTAAGAGTTATTTTCAAGAGAAGATATTTCATCAAGCAAGACGAAACATCTTCTACCCGACGAAGACAAGATCTCTCGTCTTCTCCAATGAGGTCGTCTTCATCCTCCCCTATGAAGATGAGATTCTCATTTTTGTTGAGGAAGacaaacaatttcatcttttcGACGAAGTTAAAAGTTATTTTCAGCATTAATCAACATTGTCCAAGCTTTCAAACGAGAGAAGCTTAGCTGTCGGAGGGAGAAGAGGCATTGAGAGATATTTGTTGTCGGCGATGACATTATATTTGACACTAGAGATCTAAAAACTAAACGCTAAGGGGGagatgccattttttaaaactttggttagaagaaacttttaatttttaaagtttggggAGAGGgtagagattaaattttagtttatttttaatattatagatgaaatgattattttactcctaaaatcattaattttaatcacccATAAGTGgtgtttaagattttcaaagttaaaaggtgagaacttgaaataaaatgatacttcgggtgggaataagtcctttggccacaAAAATAACTTCAAAACATGCATGTGCAACTAATGTTATaggaacaataaaactatgtatattcattttaaatacacaaatagatatgtatttaatatgcgtcatcatatgattggatgattttaaatcaaagataaattaatacttaattacatgataacacacataaatatgtacttatttgtatacttaaagtagatatatataatattactctttagaAATTACCTGGAAATGAGAGTATATATAAGTTTCCAACTTAATTGCTAGGAACCCACTAAATTTAACTGAACTCAATTGAAAAGCAATCTTTTCTCCATCCTTTAGAGGGATTTTCTTATATGCAAAATCGGGAAGGCCGTTGTACTATGTGGATTAATAAATAAGACTTTAGGGCAAAAGTTCTTATCCAAAAGAAATTGCCGACCAATCCATACatgtaaacataatttattaattagtgTTATTtgagaagatgatgatgatgatatatatatatacacacacacacaatatGTACCTCTGGGACTGTAGGGAGCAGATGGGTAAGGCTCCATAATCACTGAAATGTGGTCTTTCTGCTCGCAATTGCTCCTTCGCCATCGTCACATCATCCTCATTACAGCCCTTCGTGCTTCTGAACATCTAATATTCAACACaattacttaaattaaaaactccAAACTCAACTAAGAAACATTATCCATATTACAAACATTCTGCTTTCGTAATATGCACTATATTATATTACCCAGAACCCTAGCTATAGCTTTTTGCATAAATATTATCGACTTGATGTCACTTTCTCAAGGAGAATAATAaggtcaaaataatattgatcccaaaattgataaaaggaaaaaaaaaaaaaagaaattgaattaatatagtaaaTCCGAGAAGACATAAATAACAGTATTTTATGAATAAGCGATTGGATAAGATCTAAGAATGAACATCTGGTTAGGTCATAAGCCA from Mangifera indica cultivar Alphonso chromosome 8, CATAS_Mindica_2.1, whole genome shotgun sequence includes:
- the LOC123223046 gene encoding probable transcription factor KAN4 → MRNSQRSTKVRRYNKSDLPRLRWSPELHEHFAATVESLGGKYKATPKRIMQMMNVKGLKISHIKSHLQMFRSTKGCNEDDVTMAKEQLRAERPHFSDYGALPICSLQSQRQLGNGSFINFECESENTKHELAFSEDCRHTHGKRRNEEENGSLNEICELSLSFTPKEMDQEQEDGQSHLSDTCIDKNFPHFHSPGTNHHLNLDLTI
- the LOC123223045 gene encoding TLC domain-containing protein 4-like is translated as MTMEIKSYQNQAELMLKEYVLGDSFIPYTSIVGGIFASKMVYDLTQLICTVHFKKFSRFSKIQQVEWSNRAVSTIHAIFITVMSLYFVFWSELFSDNQYGLITFRSSSLSTFILGVSVGYFLADLGMIIWFYPSLGGMEYVIHHLLSIGAVAYSMLTRQGQLYTYMLLISETTTPGINLRWYLDTAGMKKSRAYLINGVVVFIAWLVARILLFIYLFYHLYLHYDQAKELDTCAQLLVCIVPLALTVMNLVWFTKIIKGLMKTLAKRH